The sequence CGGATTTATATTTTTGTCTGTATATTCTTTGTCGTCTTGCTTTGTTTTTTTGATGATTAAATTTATTTCTACGTCATCTTTCAAAGTCGTAAAAAACATAACGCGGTTTAAAAGGTAGTCCGTCTCGTCGTCTAGGCTGATTCCGGCGTAGCTTACCCCTTTTAGCTCTACTGCTATACTTGCGTTGCCGTCTTTGGTGATTATTATATTCTCGCCGTATTTGCAGGCGATGTTGTTTTCCTTTGCCAGTGTATAAATCTGCGGTTCTGCTATCATTAAAATTTCATCCGCTTTTTTATTGATCTTATTGATTTTTGATAAAACGTCGTTTTCCGTTTTATTTTTAATGCTTGGTTTTTCTTGGCTTACGTCAATGCCAAGCTCTCTTTTTAGTTTTTCTTTCTTTTTGTTTTGATTCCACTCTTTGATTACGCCTATTATTCCGCGAGCCATTTTCTAACCTATGCATAAAATTTGTTTTGCGATATTTTCATTTTAGAACCGATGATATCGTATATGTCTTCATCAAAAAATTCTAAAATAAAGAAGAAGCAGTATAAAATAGCAACGACTGCTAGCGAATATAAAATCAAGATAAACCACGAGATAAATCCAGCGATTATAATCGTGAATAGACTCGTGGTTGTTAGACCTATGATTTTCGTTCTTTTGGTTAAGTCCATATAGCAGTCGGTCACTATCATTCGCTTTTACCTTTTACATTGCTGCGGCAGATAAGCCGTATGCAATACCAAGAATAATCGCGATACCAAGTAGCAATTTTATATTATTTTTTAAAGCCTCGATATTTACGAACATTATCGTTAAGAATACTACGACCCAAATAATACCGAATACGGTGATTACCGTATTGATAACGCTTGCGGCACTACTGCCGGCTTCAGTGATTTGTTCGTTTGCCTTTGTTTCCAAAGTTTTTAAAACGTTTTGGCCGCCCGCTCCGAATAAATGAAACGGCAAGAACATTAAAAAGTAAAAAATACTTTTCGCCTTTTTTGAGACTTCTCTCATTGTTTGCTCCTTTTTGATTAGAATATTTTCGATTTCTAGCACTATACTATTTTTCGAAAAGCGAGATTTTGTAAAAGTGATTTTGTGAATAGCGATTTAAAGGATATACAAGCAATTCTTTTAAAGATTTTATAAGTATTTATTTACTTTTTTACTTTTTCATATTGATTATTTTATAGGCTTTTTGCGATTATTTTTTTAAAAAAGTCTTTTTACAAAATTACGCTTTTCAAAAATTTTACAAATTCTTTTAAAAATTTTCTCTTCCGTTTCGTTTTGCTTATCTCTGAATACTTTTGCTAGATATTTTTAATTCTTTCTTATATTTTGTTCATAAGCTTATCCGAATAAAATTTTCTTGTTTTATTTTTACGCATTGCGAATATAGTTCTAACTTTTCAAATATTTTTGCGCTCTTTTTACGCTTTCCCCTTTAAAACCTACTTGCTTTTTCTCAAAAATAAAATGCTCTGCGTTTTATTTTATTTTCGGTAGTTGCAAAATTACCGAAAATCACAGCTTTTTTAAGTTTAGTTTCCCAATTTTTAGGCGTTTTATCGCCGTAAAATGGGCTAAACTTAAAAAAGTGATATATAAAGGCGGTTATCCTGCCTTACTTCTGGCATTATCTTTTCTTAAAGCTACTTACACTAACATCTTTTGCAAATATCTTTAAAAGCTATGAATACTTTTTAAGAATTTAAAAGGGAGAGAATTTGGCAAGACGCGATTGGGATGCGTTTTTCGAAGAACTAAAAGCTATCAGAGCCGGCTATACTCGTACGGCAAAATCGGAGCATAAATACGTTTCTTTTGAAAGCGGCGTAGGATTTTCTCGCTCGCATATTCCTTTTCCTAAAAATAACTTTGCCAAGCAATCAGTCGTAAAGATGATTTCAAATTTGCCTAAAACTTCCATCAAGCGTTGTATCGACTACGCTCTTAAAAACTCTCTCGACGGCGCGGCTATCAATGAAAAAGGGGAGAGAGTAGGCAGCGATGAAGTTTTAAAAGATTGGGGCAAGGATTTCGGCGATAATACAAACTCGAAGGACGCGTGGCATCTAATTTTTTCTATCAACGAGCCTTGCGACGATCAGCAAAAATTAAGAGCTTTGAGCGAGAGTGTACATAACGTATTAGGTCTAAATTTTAGCGGACACAAGTATGCTTTCGTGCTACACACCCATCAGAATAATCCGCACGTGCACGTGGTTTTAAATAAACGAAATAGCTTTACCAATAAAAAAATCCACTTTGATAGCAGAAGCGAAATCAGAGAGTTTTTTGACGACGTGCGGACGAATTTCGCTTACTCTCTCGGAGCTCGTGGGCTAAAATACGAGAATAAAAATTTCTTGCAAAAGGATTTAAAGCTCGAATTTAACAAAGTAAAATCCGCCGTGAAGCTGGAAGCGGACGACTATACGGCAAAAGATAAAATAAACGACTATTATTCAAAAATGCAGGATAAAAATAAGCAAAGCTATGACGCTACAGCAGGGCGAATTGAAGCTATGAATAACGAACTTGCCGCGCTTAAAAAAGATAATGAAGAGCTCTTACGGCTCTTTATGCTTTATACTAAAAAGCGAAATAAACGGGCGTATAAGCTCGCTCGTGAGTTAAAAGAAAGTAACCGAGTCATCAAAGAAAAGAGCAAGGCCGTGCTATCTGAAATCGACAAAATAAATAAAATTTCCAGTCAAGCTACGCAGCTTAACGAGATGCGATTGGCTCACTATAAAGACCACTCCGCAGGGCTAAATTTACTTGAAAATTTTAGCTACAACTACAATAAAATTTATCCGAAAAATAGGGGCGCGAGCAAGGCCGATGTCGAAAATTATAAAAAAGTGCGACGCGCTATCGCTATTCATCGCGGCCGCGAGGACGATGCGGCTAGGAAGTATTTCGAGGATAGCCTGCTAGTTACTCGCATGCTCGGGCGTAACGAAAGTCTTTTTAAATTAACCGCAAAGCTTGAAATTTTAGATAAAAACCTTTACGTCTTGCAGCACTCGGGCATAATCGGCGAAGAGGCTACCGCTTTTGAAAAAAGGCTAAAAAGCAATAAGGAATTTATCGCGGATATTTGTCAAAAACGCTTCGACTACGTCGGCAAAAAGCTTTTAAATAGCGATAAAATCGATAAGGACGGTTTTTTGTTCAAAGAATATTTTAAAGGCGTATCGGTGCTGGGCGTTAAGCCTGACGATCGTCTAGTAAAAATCAAAAACGAAAAGAGGCTTTATAAAGACGTCTTGGCTGAACGATCCGGTAAGACTAAAACTCAGGGTTCTCGCCCGGCGGATCAAAATAAATTTAATAATGAACTTGGCGGTCGAGAGTAGATTATATTTAAGAAATAATAAAATATTTAAAAATAAAATTATATTTCATTAAAATATAGTAAAATTAGAAATATCATATTTTTTAAATTTATGTAAAAAGAAGTATAAAAAAATTAAAATTTAGAAAGGGAAGGAAGCTTATTTTCCCCTTTTTAAAAATTCAAACGCAAAATTATTTTACGTTTTCGTTCGAGTTGCTTTTGATGATGCCCTTGAGCTTGTCTGCATATGATTTATCAAGCTCAAGTCCATTTTTTCGTAAGTCGTTGTAGCCTTTTTGAATATCTGCCCCAAGATCGCTCTTGGCTTGCGGGGTTAAAATATTCTGCTTCTTAACGAAGCGATCGATCTTTTTTTGTAAATCTTCGCACAGCTCTTGCTTCGTTTCTTTTATGACTTTCTGAAGATTTTCTTTGAGATTAGGAAGATCTGTGCGTATAACGTCTTCTATGATCTCGTTTTGTATATTGTCATAATTGTGAGAAGACCAATTTCTGATATCTCTTATCCCTTTTATATCTTCTTTTTTAAATTTATCTAATATATGGTATTCCTGCGCTTCTTCAAGCTTCTTAAATTGCTGGTATACGACGTCGATATGTTTCATTATCGCTGGCTTTGCAAGCAGCTCGTCTTCTAGTGCTGCTGTAACGCCTTTGGGCTTACAAATTTCAAATACTTGATCTATTTTTTCTACCGCCAGTTCTAATCGATATATAATTTTTTTATCAGACATAAATCGCTCCCCTCACTATCTTGTCGTCTTGCATTTTTTGTTCAGAATAGAAATCGCAAATATCTACCGATTTATGAAATTTGCCCGCGATCTGCTCTTTTAAATCATTTAAATACGCAAGCGCTTTAAACGCGTGCAGTCTATCCAAAAAGTCCTTTTTGTCGGCCAAAACGACTATATCTATATCCGAGTCTTCACCCGCATAACCTTTGGCATAGCTTCCGAAAAGTCCTATCTTTTGGATGCCGTCTTTTTCAAGACCCGGCTTGAGCTCGGATAGATATGCGAGTATCGATTCTTTGGTTAAATCGGGTAACGTCGTCTTCATTGGGGATTCTCCTTTTTCTATCTTTTTCCGTTTTCAAGAACCGTTATATATTCTGGATCGCACTCAAATTTGCCCCATTTTGTACATTCGACCTCGTATGCCGACCCTACTTTTTTATTATTTTTATCTACGACTACTACTACGAGTTTCTCATTGTTTATGAGGTCGTTTTGAGCTTTCCATCTTGTAAATTTGGCAAAGCCCTGCTCTGATGTATAATTTTTCCAATTTTCGCCATTAAATAAGGTCTGTGCATGATAAAATTCAAAATCTGCATTTTTAACTCTCTCTTTTAGCTTATTGACCATTGCATCGTAATTTGCTTGTTTTATTGCCGGATTTGCATTCTCTAGCTTTACAAGCCCATCATCTTCACCGCATCCTGCCAACATAAGCCCGGCTATAACAGCCGCCGTCAGCAGTTTAATTTTCTTCATTTTTCATCCTTATTTTTACAAATTATAGCATATTTTGCTATTTACTTTTGCCGCCTCTCGAACTCCTCGTAAATCGGCATCAGGACTTCCTCTTTGTGGCCTCTGAAATCAAAGCCCAGCGAGTCCAAGTAGTCCGCCATCATCTCTACGCTACTCTTCAAAAAGCCAAGCTCCCTGTCGCTAATGTTGCCAAGCTCCACCGGCTCAAGAGGGAGTGGGGCTTTGATTAGCTCCGCCATTATATCGTGTGCCCTTTCAAATTTATTATAGTTCTTGTTCATTGACTCATGCTGCCCTTCGTCTATTTGACCCCTAAAGGTTTCGCGGCGCCCAACCATCGGTCTGTCTAAACGTTTGCGCCAGCTTATCTAAAATAAAAACTTTAAACGGATCGTGGCTAAAAAATACGCCATAGCTTTCAACGTTCGTCGCGTTGCCTATAAATTTAAGCTTTATCGCCTCCGTGTATTCACCATCCCTTTTTAAGGAGTATCGCCCCTCATCCATCGAAGAATTTAAACGGGCGTAGTCTATTTCCGTTAAATAAATTTTCATTGTAATCCTCTTGCTATGCCGTTGCCCGGATGTATCTATCCATGCAATCTTTAAGTCCTTTTAGCGTGTTATATGAATAAAAGTGCCTATCCCGCGTGTTTGTACCACATTCACAATATAAAAATAGAACCTCTTGCTCGTTCCAATTCGTGCTAGCGCCGTAAGTCCAGCCGTCTATTTCAATTCTTGCTCCGGTTTCATCTTGTTTAACTTCGCCGTATTGGCTAAGTAGTTTAATCGCATTCGTTAATTTCATCTTTTTAAGTTCCTTTCTTCTTAATTTATAAAACGATTATACCACCTTTTAACTTAAAAAATAATAAAATAATAAATAATAAAATATCAAATAATTAAAATATATAAAAATATAAAATAGCAAAAAAGCAAAAATAACCTAAAAATAAATTAGAAACCTAAGCATTATTTAAGCCTAAATTTGATTTTCTTTCCCCTTTTTTAATTCCCGCTGCCGTCATTGGCGGCAGCTTCTGTATTTAGGAGGGGCGTTGCGGGGTGCCCCCGCTTAAACCCATAGAAGCCGAGACCTTAGGCTCGGC is a genomic window of Campylobacter concisus ATCC 51562 containing:
- a CDS encoding DUF86 domain-containing protein, yielding MSDKKIIYRLELAVEKIDQVFEICKPKGVTAALEDELLAKPAIMKHIDVVYQQFKKLEEAQEYHILDKFKKEDIKGIRDIRNWSSHNYDNIQNEIIEDVIRTDLPNLKENLQKVIKETKQELCEDLQKKIDRFVKKQNILTPQAKSDLGADIQKGYNDLRKNGLELDKSYADKLKGIIKSNSNENVK
- a CDS encoding relaxase/mobilization nuclease domain-containing protein is translated as MARRDWDAFFEELKAIRAGYTRTAKSEHKYVSFESGVGFSRSHIPFPKNNFAKQSVVKMISNLPKTSIKRCIDYALKNSLDGAAINEKGERVGSDEVLKDWGKDFGDNTNSKDAWHLIFSINEPCDDQQKLRALSESVHNVLGLNFSGHKYAFVLHTHQNNPHVHVVLNKRNSFTNKKIHFDSRSEIREFFDDVRTNFAYSLGARGLKYENKNFLQKDLKLEFNKVKSAVKLEADDYTAKDKINDYYSKMQDKNKQSYDATAGRIEAMNNELAALKKDNEELLRLFMLYTKKRNKRAYKLARELKESNRVIKEKSKAVLSEIDKINKISSQATQLNEMRLAHYKDHSAGLNLLENFSYNYNKIYPKNRGASKADVENYKKVRRAIAIHRGREDDAARKYFEDSLLVTRMLGRNESLFKLTAKLEILDKNLYVLQHSGIIGEEATAFEKRLKSNKEFIADICQKRFDYVGKKLLNSDKIDKDGFLFKEYFKGVSVLGVKPDDRLVKIKNEKRLYKDVLAERSGKTKTQGSRPADQNKFNNELGGRE
- a CDS encoding nucleotidyltransferase family protein, whose protein sequence is MKTTLPDLTKESILAYLSELKPGLEKDGIQKIGLFGSYAKGYAGEDSDIDIVVLADKKDFLDRLHAFKALAYLNDLKEQIAGKFHKSVDICDFYSEQKMQDDKIVRGAIYV